A genomic stretch from Thunnus maccoyii chromosome 19, fThuMac1.1, whole genome shotgun sequence includes:
- the LOC121885620 gene encoding membrane-associated phosphatidylinositol transfer protein 2-like isoform X3, with product MSSAEKRLRTVDPIDIVKDYIPPHEYLVEEDPKLYQSIKTKRGPLSEDWIEEINQNPGQNPVMCAYKLCKVEFRYWGMQSKIERFIHDVGLRKVMVRAHRQAWCWQDEWYGLTIEDIRQLELETQLALAKKMAQYSLSEEGGTETNGSSVSQDQEQGPETVGSTAEAEAGGTKLGDSLETRGELTKQWSTSSRSSNRSSKRGGSPSHQSISEWRMQSIARDSEDSTDDEFFDAHEDFSDNEEIFAKEITKWSSNDLMDKIETIEVDEAQETLFRESGGEYAVMSNEETQMEDCSSQQCLQPSKIHVLVLVLHGGNILDTGSGEQNNKQGDVNTLSGAFETVMRVHYPAALGRLAIRMVPCPAVCVDAFSLVSNLSPYSYDESCLSSSQDHIPLAALPLLATSAPQYQDAVATVIVRANQVYSDFIKSLEGASFSGQVCVIGDCVGGILGFDALCSSSVTVSESQNSSRRGSAISVQDTDLLSPGIVINSVSPSSPTLEGSRHLSRSNIDIPRCSGPDDPKKQLPRKRSDSSTYELDTIKHHQAFLSSLHSSVLHGEPGSRRSSNSTMLEGGSLGKFDFEVTDFFLFGSPLGLVLALRKTVVPSLDVSALRPACQQVYNLFHPADPSASRLEPLLDKRFHLLPPFSVPRYQRFPLGDGHSALLVETVQSNPQLLMETGGAASHRLQESTISETSIPVPVLNWQTSQPHAETDSLHSHIFVDGPYPASTSPGVPHLRCNRRASEASIASQVSGLADSYTASNIATTHKHEVTQTKRSSLLSQLPLPYNKFAARSPSPRLRKKRSIRQVLLRLNGVESEQNSDLSSDMSSDLTDVTSDLTDVASDITDISSVPPSPRVLKNIEQVASRWWGSKRMDYALYCPDALTAFPTVALPHLFHASYWESTDVVSFLLRQVMRHENSSILELDGKEVSEFTPSKPREKWLRKRTHVKIRNVTANHRVNDAVFTEDGAQMVTGRFMYGPLDMVTLTGEKIDIHIMTQPPSGEWVYFNTELTNSSGRVSYVIPENKKLGIGVYPVKMVVRGDHTFADSYLTIVPRGTEFVVFSIDGSFAASVSIMGSDPKVRAGAVDVVRYWQDLGYMIVYVTGRPDMQKQRVVAWLSQHNFPHGIVSFCDGLVHDPLRHKANFLKSLIGEAHMRICAAYGSTKDISVYTSVSLPPSHIYIVGRPTKKMQHQCQFIPDGYASHLSQLEYNQRSRPAKSGSTRMVLRKGSFGLGAAGGDFLRKRNHIFRTISSQQPGGAGSGSPSQPGRTERTLSQCEMERDRGGAAAAATQRSMSIAAGCWGRSGSTREGSGGSLGPK from the exons ATGTCCTCTGCTGAAAAGAGACTGAGGACTGTTG acCCTATAGACATCGTCAAGGACTACATCCCTCCTCATGAGTACCTGGTGGAAGAAGACCCTAAACTGTATCAGTCCATCAAGACCAAACGGGGTCCGCTGTCAGAGGACTGGATCGAGGAGATCAACCAGAATCCTGGTCAGAACCCCGTCATGTGTGCCTACAAGCTCTGCAAAGTGGAGTTCAGATACTGGGGCATGCAGTCCAAGATCGAACGCTTCATACACGATGTGG GTCTGCGTAAAGTGATGGTTCGAGCCCACCGGCAGGCGTGGTGCTGGCAGGACGAGTGGTACGGACTGACCATTGAGGACATCAGGCAGCTGGAGCTGGAGACCCAGCTGGCTTTAGCTAAGAAGATGGCCCAGTACAGCCTCAGTGAGGAGGGGGGAACAGAGACCAACGGCTCCTCCGTCAGCCAGGACCAGGAGCAGGGACCTGAGACCGTGGGATCGACTGCGGAGGCAGAAGCAGGAGGAACGAAGCTGGGAGATTCACTGGAGACTCGAGGGGAGCTCACCAAGCAGTGGTCAACATCTTCTCGATCCTCCAACAGGTCATCtaagagaggag GTAGTCCGTCTCATCAGAGCATCTCAGAGTGGAGGATGCAGAGCATCGCCCGGGATTCAGAAGACAGCACAGACGATGAGTTCTTTGATGCACACG AAGACTTTTCTGATAACGAGGAGATTTTTGCCAAGGAGATCACCAAGTGGAGCTCCAATGATCTAATGGACAAAATAGAAACAATAGAAGTGGATGAAGCACAAG AAACTTTGTTTCGGGAGTCGGGCGGAGAGTATGCTGTGATGAGTAATGAGGAGACGCAGATGGAG GATTGTTCGTCTCAGCAGTGTCTTCAACCCTCCAAGATTCACGTTCTCGTTCTGGTCTTGCATGGAGGAAACATTTTGGACACTGGTTCTG gtGAGCAGAACAACAAGCAGGGAGACGTGAACACCCTGAGCGGGGCTTTTGAGACCGTGATGAGGGTCCATTATCCCGCAGCGCTGGGCCGCCTCGCCATCCGGATGGTCCCCTGTCCCGCCGTGTGCGTCGACGCCTTCTCACTCGTCTCCAA CCTGAGCCCCTACAGCTACGATGAGAGCTGCCTGTCCAGCAGTCAGGACCACATCCCGCTGGCCGCTCTGCCCCTTTTGGCTACCTCTGCACCACAGTACCAAGACGCCGTGGCAACCGTCATCGTGCGAGCAAATCAGGTGTACAGTGACTTCATCAAGTCTTTAGAAGGAGCGTCTTTTTCCGGCCAG GTGTGTGTCATCGGGGACTGTGTCGGCGGCATCCTGGGCTTCGACGCTCtgtgcagcagctctgtgacgGTGTCAGAGAgccaaaacagcagcagacgAGGCAGCGCCATCAGTGTGCAG gaCACAGACCTTCTCTCTCCAGGTATCGTCATAAACAGCGTCTCTCCTTCCTCGCCGACCCTGGAAGGAAGCCGCCATCTCAGCCGCAGCAACATCGACATCCCTCGCTGCTCGGGGCCCGACGACCCCAAGAAGCAACTTCCACGCAAGCGCAGCGACTCCTCCACGTACGAGCTGGACACCATCAAACACCACCAAGCCTTCCTGTCCAG TCTTCACTCCAGCGTGCTCCACGGGGAGCCCGGATCACGACGCTCCAGCAACAGCACCATGCTGGAGGGAGGCTCCTTGGGAAAGTTCGACTTCGAGGTGACTGACTTCTTCCTGTTTGGATCTCCTCTGGGGTTGGTGCTCGCACTGAGGAAGACTGTGGTGCCCTCGTTAGACG TGTCCGCTCTGCGTCCGGCCTGTCAGCAGGTTTACAACCTGTTTCATCCAGCCGACCCGTCGGCCTCCCGCCTCGAGCCTCTCCTGGACAAGAGGTTCCACCTGCTGCCTCCTTTTAGCGTCCCCCGCTACCAGCGCTTTCCTCTGGGCGATGGACACTCAGCTCTCCTGG TTGAGACCGTGCAGAGTAACCCTCAGCTTCTGATGGAGACGGGCGGTGCAGCGTCCCACCGCCTCCAGGAAAGCACCATCAGTGAGACGTCCATCCCTGTGCCCGTCCTCAACTGGCAGACCTCGCAGCCTCACGCTGAGA CGGATAGtcttcactctcatatttttgTTGACGGCCCGTACCCGGCATCCACGTCACCAGGAGTCCCTCACCTTCGTTGCAACCGCAGGGCCAGCGAGGCCAGCATAGCCAGCCAGGTGTCAGGCTTAGCCGACTCTTACACCGCCTCCAACATCGCCACGA cacacaaacatgaagtCACCCAGACTAAAAGGTCCAGTCTGCTGTCCCAGCTGCCTCTACCCTACAATAAATTTGCCGCTCGGAGCCCGTCCCCCCGATTGCGCAAGAAAAGGTCCATCCGTCAGGTGCTCCTGAGACTCAACGGTGTGGAGTCTGAGCAGAACTCAGACCTGAGCTCTGACATGAGCTCTGATCTCACCGATGTCACCTCTGATCTCACCGATGTCgcctctgacatcactgacatcagCTCTGTCCCCCCTTCACCCCGGGTGCTGAAGAACATAGAGCAAG TTGCTTCTCGGTGGTGGGGCAGTAAGAGGATGGACTACGCCCTGTACTGTCCTGATGCCCTGACAGCGTTTCCCACGGTGGCTCTGCCTCATCTCTTCCATGCCTCCTACTGGGAGTCTACAGATGTCGTCTCTTTTCTACTCAGACAG GTGATGAGACATGAGAACTCCAGTATTTTGGAGCTGGATGGTAAAGAAGTGTCTGAATTCACTCCGTCCAAACCTCGAGAGAAGTGGCTCCGCAAGAGGACTCATGTTAAAATTAGG AATGTGACAGCTAACCACCGTGTGAATGACGCCGTGTTCACGGAGGACGGCGCCCAGATGGTGACCGGACGTTTCATGTACGGCCCTCTGGACATGGTCACCCTTACTGGAGAGAAG ATTGACATCCACATCATGACCCAGCCTCCCTCTGGAGAGTGGGTGTACTTTAACACAGAGCTCACCAACAGCAGTGGACGTGTCTCTTATGTAATCCCTGAGAACAAAAAGCTGGGTATCGGGGTGTATCCTGTCAAAATGGTGGTCAG GGGTGATCATACATTTGCAGACAGCTATCTAACCATTGTACCACGAGGGACTGAGTTTGTTGTGTTCAGTATCGACGGGTCATTTGCCGCCAGTGTGTCCATCATGGGCAGCGACCCAAAAGTTCGAGCTGGAGCTGTGGACGTGGTGAG GTACTGGCAGGATTTGGGCTACATGATAGTTTATGTAACGGGTCGTCCTGACATGCAGAAGCAGCGCGTGGTGGCTTGGCTCTCGCAGCATAACTTCCCTCACGGCATCGTCTCCTTCTGTGACGGGCTGGTTCACGACCCGCTCAGACACAAGGCCAACTTCCTCAAATCCCTCATTGGCGAG GCCCATATGAGGATCTGCGCAGCCTACGGCTCCACCAAGGACATCTCTGTGTACACCTCTGTCAGCCTGCCGCCGTCCCATATCTACATAGTGGGAAGGCCCACGAAGAAAATGCAGCACCAGTGTCAG TTCATCCCGGATGGCTACGCTTCCCACCTGTCCCAGCTGGAGTACAACCAGAGGTCCCGTCCTGCCAAGTCCGGCAGCACACGCATGGTCCTCCGCAAGGGCAGCTTCGGGTTAGGAGCAGCGGGGGGAGACTTCCTCCGCAAACGCAATCACATCTTTCGCACCATCTCTTCCCAGCAGCCCGGAGGAGCTGGGTCCGGCTCTCCCAGCCAGCCGGGGCGGACTGAGCGCACGCTGAGCCAGTGCGAGATGGAGCGGGACCGAGGCGGCGCGGCGGCGGCAGCGACGCAGAGGAGTATGAGTATAGCAGCAGGGTGTTGGGGCCGCAGCGGGAGCACCAGGGAGGGGAGCGGAGGGTCACTCGGCCCTAAGTAA